The Coffea arabica cultivar ET-39 chromosome 3c, Coffea Arabica ET-39 HiFi, whole genome shotgun sequence genome contains a region encoding:
- the LOC113733840 gene encoding uncharacterized protein isoform X1, whose amino-acid sequence MAVETEAVGSRPSELALADTNIHWDRLDKTRFHVIGAILFTAQSALIHPTAVVKTRMQVAASGLSRVNGMSVFKHIIKSDGLPGIFRGFGTSAIGSLPGRVLALTSLEVSKDMMFKCTEGLDVPEATRVGIANAVAGMFSNIVSCVYFVPLEVICQRLMVQGLPGTTSCNGPYDVVRKVTKVEGIRGLYRGFGLTALSQTPASALWWGAYGAAQHMIWTSLGYRDDMQQKPSHLQMVTVQATAGMVAGACSSIVTTPLDTVKTRLQVIDDYGVGRPSVMKTTRALLKEDGWRGFYRGFAPRFLNMSFYGTTMIVTYELIKRLSVKQY is encoded by the exons ATGGCGGTAGAAACAGAAGCAGTAGGGAGTCGCCCCTCAGAGCTGGCTCTGGCCGACACTAACATTCACTGGGACAG GTTGGATAAGACAAGGTTTCACGTTATTGGGGCCATCCTCTTTACTGCTCAGTCAGCATTAATACACCCAACTGCAGTTGTCAAGACAAGGATGCAAGTAGCTGCTTCTGGTCTCTCCCGTGTGAACGGAATGTCTGTGTTCAAACACATAATCAAGAGTGATGGTCTACCTGGCATATTTAGAGGTTTTGGTACATCTGCAATTGGATCGTTGCCAGGCAGAGTCCTGGCTCTCACTTCACTTGAAGTATCAAAAGATATGATGTTTAAATGCACTGAAGGTCTAGATGTGCCAGAAGCTACTCGTGTTGGCATCGCAAACGCGGTTGCTGGAATGTTTTCAAATATAGTTTCATGTGTATACTTCGTCCCTTTAGAGGTG ATCTGCCAGCGACTAATGGTTCAAGGGCTTCCAGGGACTACTTCTTGCAATGGTCCATATGATGTTGTTCGTAAAGTTACTAAGGTTGAAGGAATTCGTGGTTTGTATAGAGGCTTTGGATTAACAGCTCTGTCTCAAACCCCTGCATCAGCACTTTGGTGGGGAGCATATGGGGCAGCTCAGCACATGATCTGGAC GAGCCTGGGTTATAGGGATGATATGCAACAGAAACCATCTCATTTACAGATGGTTACTGTCCAGGCTACAGCAGGAATGGTAGCCGGTGCATGTTCTTCAATTGTTACTACCCCTTTAGATACTGTAAAGACAAGGCTTCAG GTAATTGATGATTATGGTGTCGGAAGACCATCAGTAATGAAGACCACTAGGGCACTTCTTAAAGAAGATGGCTGGAGAGGATTTTATAGAGGGTTTGCACCTAGGTTCTTAAATATGTCTTTCTATGGTACAACAATGATCGTGACATATGAACTCATAA AGAGATTGTCTGTAAAGCAATATTAA
- the LOC113733840 gene encoding uncharacterized protein isoform X3 codes for MAVETEAVGSRPSELALADTNIHWDRLDKTRFHVIGAILFTAQSALIHPTAVVKTRMQVAASGLSRVNGMSVFKHIIKSDGLPGIFRGFGTSAIGSLPGRVLALTSLEVSKDMMFKCTEGLDVPEATRVGIANAVAGMFSNIVSCVYFVPLEVVGTTSCNGPYDVVRKVTKVEGIRGLYRGFGLTALSQTPASALWWGAYGAAQHMIWTSLGYRDDMQQKPSHLQMVTVQATAGMVAGACSSIVTTPLDTVKTRLQVIDDYGVGRPSVMKTTRALLKEDGWRGFYRGFAPRFLNMSFYGTTMIVTYELIKRLSVKQY; via the exons ATGGCGGTAGAAACAGAAGCAGTAGGGAGTCGCCCCTCAGAGCTGGCTCTGGCCGACACTAACATTCACTGGGACAG GTTGGATAAGACAAGGTTTCACGTTATTGGGGCCATCCTCTTTACTGCTCAGTCAGCATTAATACACCCAACTGCAGTTGTCAAGACAAGGATGCAAGTAGCTGCTTCTGGTCTCTCCCGTGTGAACGGAATGTCTGTGTTCAAACACATAATCAAGAGTGATGGTCTACCTGGCATATTTAGAGGTTTTGGTACATCTGCAATTGGATCGTTGCCAGGCAGAGTCCTGGCTCTCACTTCACTTGAAGTATCAAAAGATATGATGTTTAAATGCACTGAAGGTCTAGATGTGCCAGAAGCTACTCGTGTTGGCATCGCAAACGCGGTTGCTGGAATGTTTTCAAATATAGTTTCATGTGTATACTTCGTCCCTTTAGAGGTGGTAG GGACTACTTCTTGCAATGGTCCATATGATGTTGTTCGTAAAGTTACTAAGGTTGAAGGAATTCGTGGTTTGTATAGAGGCTTTGGATTAACAGCTCTGTCTCAAACCCCTGCATCAGCACTTTGGTGGGGAGCATATGGGGCAGCTCAGCACATGATCTGGAC GAGCCTGGGTTATAGGGATGATATGCAACAGAAACCATCTCATTTACAGATGGTTACTGTCCAGGCTACAGCAGGAATGGTAGCCGGTGCATGTTCTTCAATTGTTACTACCCCTTTAGATACTGTAAAGACAAGGCTTCAG GTAATTGATGATTATGGTGTCGGAAGACCATCAGTAATGAAGACCACTAGGGCACTTCTTAAAGAAGATGGCTGGAGAGGATTTTATAGAGGGTTTGCACCTAGGTTCTTAAATATGTCTTTCTATGGTACAACAATGATCGTGACATATGAACTCATAA AGAGATTGTCTGTAAAGCAATATTAA
- the LOC113733840 gene encoding uncharacterized protein isoform X2: MAVETEAVGSRPSELALADTNIHWDRLDKTRFHVIGAILFTAQSALIHPTAVVKTRMQVAASGLSRVNGMSVFKHIIKSDGLPGIFRGFGTSAIGSLPGRVLALTSLEVSKDMMFKCTEGLDVPEATRVGIANAVAGMFSNIVSCVYFVPLEVICQRLMVQGLPGTTSCNGPYDVVRKVTKVEGIRGLYRGFGLTALSQTPASALWWGAYGAAQHMIWTSLGYRDDMQQKPSHLQMVTVQATAGMVAGACSSIVTTPLDTVKTRLQVIDDYGVGRPSVMKTTRALLKEDGWRGFYRGFAPRFLNMSFYGTTMIVTYELIMIVLSYL, from the exons ATGGCGGTAGAAACAGAAGCAGTAGGGAGTCGCCCCTCAGAGCTGGCTCTGGCCGACACTAACATTCACTGGGACAG GTTGGATAAGACAAGGTTTCACGTTATTGGGGCCATCCTCTTTACTGCTCAGTCAGCATTAATACACCCAACTGCAGTTGTCAAGACAAGGATGCAAGTAGCTGCTTCTGGTCTCTCCCGTGTGAACGGAATGTCTGTGTTCAAACACATAATCAAGAGTGATGGTCTACCTGGCATATTTAGAGGTTTTGGTACATCTGCAATTGGATCGTTGCCAGGCAGAGTCCTGGCTCTCACTTCACTTGAAGTATCAAAAGATATGATGTTTAAATGCACTGAAGGTCTAGATGTGCCAGAAGCTACTCGTGTTGGCATCGCAAACGCGGTTGCTGGAATGTTTTCAAATATAGTTTCATGTGTATACTTCGTCCCTTTAGAGGTG ATCTGCCAGCGACTAATGGTTCAAGGGCTTCCAGGGACTACTTCTTGCAATGGTCCATATGATGTTGTTCGTAAAGTTACTAAGGTTGAAGGAATTCGTGGTTTGTATAGAGGCTTTGGATTAACAGCTCTGTCTCAAACCCCTGCATCAGCACTTTGGTGGGGAGCATATGGGGCAGCTCAGCACATGATCTGGAC GAGCCTGGGTTATAGGGATGATATGCAACAGAAACCATCTCATTTACAGATGGTTACTGTCCAGGCTACAGCAGGAATGGTAGCCGGTGCATGTTCTTCAATTGTTACTACCCCTTTAGATACTGTAAAGACAAGGCTTCAG GTAATTGATGATTATGGTGTCGGAAGACCATCAGTAATGAAGACCACTAGGGCACTTCTTAAAGAAGATGGCTGGAGAGGATTTTATAGAGGGTTTGCACCTAGGTTCTTAAATATGTCTTTCTATGGTACAACAATGATCGTGACATATGAACTCATAA TGATTGTCCTTTCCTACTTGTAA
- the LOC113733841 gene encoding YTH domain-containing protein ECT4-like isoform X2 translates to MEFYSFPEQEYADTYLIQGTELNSQFSSPSLEAMYSEGAPEFIVDQGLYYPTATNYGYICTGFESPGEWDDHRRVFGLDGQDIQYAGSQTETFPFLYYTPTYGYGQYTYNPYIPGAMVGVDGQFLGAQQYYTIPSYENPSSAPAYFPMVVQSRSDLIANNTTDPFLHTTTSTANRADRSGLKQNISSASSALSSNLLGPASSQASSMMMVSDGTKTNATASVRPITHANVTSNRLSRPPSNQILQGGVSQALEHMPPGKAFPSSSQFKVAQPRANGMSSFGSTLHVEPTTDKVQPTFPHGRGPNVTKVRPDALGEQNRGPRVDKPENQLSVKAYTTRAGDADTEGNIIINTDGYNKDDFPLDYTSAKFFVIKSYSEDDVHKSIKYNIWSSTPNGNKKLNSAYEDAQRFANGDSGRCPIFLFFSVNASGQFCGVAEMTGPVDFYKDMDFWQQDKWTGSFPVKWHIIKDVPNPNFRHIILENNDYKPVTNSRDTQEVRFRKGIEMLKVFKTHVSKTSLLDDFMYYENRQKLLQEEKARLLMKKYEHPVLVPVLDPPDKLTSRINFSSKEDDMSYKCNDSNHSDHDTAASVKTAGLDGDTVNDDVVDVADGEASIHDFLKIGTLTITPKQSGSELLGVVTATVANSSLSDVVTVGSVPVRIKETAESPGFLTFGTIQVDPTVLNHDMACYRGKGGQK, encoded by the exons ATGGAATTCTATAGCTTTCCggaacaagaatatgcagataCTTATTTG ATTCAAGGTACTGAGTTAAACTCACAGTTCAGTAGCCCAAGTCTTGAAGCCATGTATAGCGAAGGAGCTCCGGAATTCATCGTTGATCAGGGCTTGTATTATCCTACTGCCACCAATTATGGATATATCTGTACAG GATTTGAATCACCTGGTGAATGGGATGACCACCGCAGGGTTTTTGGTCTGGATGGTCAAGATATCCAATACGCC GGTTCCCAAACTGAAACTTTTCCCTTTCTATATTACACACCTACCTATGGATATGGACAGTACACCTACAACCCTTACATTCCTGGGGCTATGGTGGGAGTTGATGGGCAATTTCTAGGGGCACAACAGTACTACACCATCCCATCTTATGAAAATCCTTCATCTGCACCAGCATATTTCCCCATGGTTGTTCAGTCTAGGTCAGATCTCATTGCAAATAATACAACAGACCCCTTCCTTCATACTACCACATCTACTGCTAATAGAGCTGATCGCTCAGGTCTGAAGCAAAATATTTCTTCAGCTTCTTCTGCCCTTTCCTCAAATCTTTTGGGGCCTGCTTCTAGTCAAGCTAGTTCCATGATGATGGTATCTGATGGAACTAAAACGAATGCTACAGCTAGCGTACGACCTATCACACATGCAAATGTTACATCCAACAGATTGTCCCGCCCACCTTCTAACCAAATTCTTCAG GGTGGAGTTAGTCAAGCCCTGGAGCATATGCCACCTGGGAAGGCTTTTCCGAGCAGTAGTCAATTTAAAGTTGCTCAACCACGTGCTAATGGGATGTCTAGCTTTGGATCTACATTGCATGTGGAGCCCACTACAGACAAAGTTCAACCCACGTTTCCTCACGGGAGAGGTCCAAATGTTACAAAAGTAAGGCCTGATGCACTTGGTGAGCAGAATCGAGGCCCTAGAGTtgacaaaccagaaaatcaattATCAGTTAAAGCTTACACAACCAGGGCAGGAGATGCTGATACGGAGGgaaatattattattaataCCGATGGATATAATAAGGATGACTTTCCACTTGACTACACCAGTGCcaaattttttgttattaaatcGTACAGTGAAGATGATGTGCACAAGAGTATTAAGTACAATATTTGGTCCTCCACACCCAATGGGAACAAGAAGCTAAACAGTGCTTATGAAGACGCTCAAAGATTTGCAAATGGAGATTCAGGACGCTGCccaatttttctcttcttttct GTAAATGCAAGTGGTCAGTTCTGTGGTGTTGCTGAGATGACTGGCCCCGTAGATTTTTACAAAGATATGGATTTTTGGCAGCAAGACAAGTGGACTGGGAGCTTCCCTGTCAAGTGGCACATAATAAAGGATGTGCCAAACCCCAACTTCAGGCACATAATATTAGAGAACAATGATTATAAACCAGTAACTAACAGTAGAGACACACAAGAG GTACGCTTCAGGAAAGGAATTGAGATGCTGAAAGTATTTAAGACCCATGTATCCAAGACTTCTTTACTTGATGACTTCATGTACTATGAAAATAGACAGAAACTTTTACAGGAAGAGAAAGCTAGGCTGCTTATGAAAAAATACGAACATCCAGTTCTTGTTCCTGTTTTGGATCCTCCAGACAAGCTTACTTCTAGGATTAACTTTTCTTCTAAAGAAGATGATATGAGTTACAAATGTAATGATTCAAACCACTCTGATCATGATACAGCTGCGTCTGTTAAGACTGCTGGCTTAGATGGTGATACTGTAAATGATGATGTTGTGGATGTAGCAGATGGGGAAGCAAGCATACATGATTTTCTAAAGATTGGCACACTCACTATTACTCCAAAGCAGTCTGGCTCCGAGCTCTTGGGGGTTGTTACTGCTACTGTGGCAAACTCTTCTCTGTCTGATGTTGTTACAGTAGGATCTGTGCCTGTCAGGATAAAGGAAACAGCAGAATCTCCTGGTTTTCTGACATTTGGGACTATTCAAGTTGATCCTACTGTTCTCAACCACGACATGGCTTGCTATCGCGGCAAAGGTGGACAAAAATAG
- the LOC113733841 gene encoding uncharacterized protein isoform X4, whose product MEFYSFPEQEYADTYLIQGTELNSQFSSPSLEAMYSEGAPEFIVDQGLYYPTATNYGYICTGFESPGEWDDHRRVFGLDGQDIQYAGGVSQALEHMPPGKAFPSSSQFKVAQPRANGMSSFGSTLHVEPTTDKVQPTFPHGRGPNVTKVRPDALGEQNRGPRVDKPENQLSVKAYTTRAGDADTEGNIIINTDGYNKDDFPLDYTSAKFFVIKSYSEDDVHKSIKYNIWSSTPNGNKKLNSAYEDAQRFANGDSGRCPIFLFFSVNASGQFCGVAEMTGPVDFYKDMDFWQQDKWTGSFPVKWHIIKDVPNPNFRHIILENNDYKPVTNSRDTQEVRFRKGIEMLKVFKTHVSKTSLLDDFMYYENRQKLLQEEKARLLMKKYEHPVLVPVLDPPDKLTSRINFSSKEDDMSYKCNDSNHSDHDTAASVKTAGLDGDTVNDDVVDVADGEASIHDFLKIGTLTITPKQSGSELLGVVTATVANSSLSDVVTVGSVPVRIKETAESPGFLTFGTIQVDPTVLNHDMACYRGKGGQK is encoded by the exons ATGGAATTCTATAGCTTTCCggaacaagaatatgcagataCTTATTTG ATTCAAGGTACTGAGTTAAACTCACAGTTCAGTAGCCCAAGTCTTGAAGCCATGTATAGCGAAGGAGCTCCGGAATTCATCGTTGATCAGGGCTTGTATTATCCTACTGCCACCAATTATGGATATATCTGTACAG GATTTGAATCACCTGGTGAATGGGATGACCACCGCAGGGTTTTTGGTCTGGATGGTCAAGATATCCAATACGCC GGTGGAGTTAGTCAAGCCCTGGAGCATATGCCACCTGGGAAGGCTTTTCCGAGCAGTAGTCAATTTAAAGTTGCTCAACCACGTGCTAATGGGATGTCTAGCTTTGGATCTACATTGCATGTGGAGCCCACTACAGACAAAGTTCAACCCACGTTTCCTCACGGGAGAGGTCCAAATGTTACAAAAGTAAGGCCTGATGCACTTGGTGAGCAGAATCGAGGCCCTAGAGTtgacaaaccagaaaatcaattATCAGTTAAAGCTTACACAACCAGGGCAGGAGATGCTGATACGGAGGgaaatattattattaataCCGATGGATATAATAAGGATGACTTTCCACTTGACTACACCAGTGCcaaattttttgttattaaatcGTACAGTGAAGATGATGTGCACAAGAGTATTAAGTACAATATTTGGTCCTCCACACCCAATGGGAACAAGAAGCTAAACAGTGCTTATGAAGACGCTCAAAGATTTGCAAATGGAGATTCAGGACGCTGCccaatttttctcttcttttct GTAAATGCAAGTGGTCAGTTCTGTGGTGTTGCTGAGATGACTGGCCCCGTAGATTTTTACAAAGATATGGATTTTTGGCAGCAAGACAAGTGGACTGGGAGCTTCCCTGTCAAGTGGCACATAATAAAGGATGTGCCAAACCCCAACTTCAGGCACATAATATTAGAGAACAATGATTATAAACCAGTAACTAACAGTAGAGACACACAAGAG GTACGCTTCAGGAAAGGAATTGAGATGCTGAAAGTATTTAAGACCCATGTATCCAAGACTTCTTTACTTGATGACTTCATGTACTATGAAAATAGACAGAAACTTTTACAGGAAGAGAAAGCTAGGCTGCTTATGAAAAAATACGAACATCCAGTTCTTGTTCCTGTTTTGGATCCTCCAGACAAGCTTACTTCTAGGATTAACTTTTCTTCTAAAGAAGATGATATGAGTTACAAATGTAATGATTCAAACCACTCTGATCATGATACAGCTGCGTCTGTTAAGACTGCTGGCTTAGATGGTGATACTGTAAATGATGATGTTGTGGATGTAGCAGATGGGGAAGCAAGCATACATGATTTTCTAAAGATTGGCACACTCACTATTACTCCAAAGCAGTCTGGCTCCGAGCTCTTGGGGGTTGTTACTGCTACTGTGGCAAACTCTTCTCTGTCTGATGTTGTTACAGTAGGATCTGTGCCTGTCAGGATAAAGGAAACAGCAGAATCTCCTGGTTTTCTGACATTTGGGACTATTCAAGTTGATCCTACTGTTCTCAACCACGACATGGCTTGCTATCGCGGCAAAGGTGGACAAAAATAG
- the LOC113733841 gene encoding uncharacterized protein isoform X1: MEFYSFPEQEYADTYLIQGTELNSQFSSPSLEAMYSEGAPEFIVDQGLYYPTATNYGYICTAPFCPGFESPGEWDDHRRVFGLDGQDIQYAGSQTETFPFLYYTPTYGYGQYTYNPYIPGAMVGVDGQFLGAQQYYTIPSYENPSSAPAYFPMVVQSRSDLIANNTTDPFLHTTTSTANRADRSGLKQNISSASSALSSNLLGPASSQASSMMMVSDGTKTNATASVRPITHANVTSNRLSRPPSNQILQGGVSQALEHMPPGKAFPSSSQFKVAQPRANGMSSFGSTLHVEPTTDKVQPTFPHGRGPNVTKVRPDALGEQNRGPRVDKPENQLSVKAYTTRAGDADTEGNIIINTDGYNKDDFPLDYTSAKFFVIKSYSEDDVHKSIKYNIWSSTPNGNKKLNSAYEDAQRFANGDSGRCPIFLFFSVNASGQFCGVAEMTGPVDFYKDMDFWQQDKWTGSFPVKWHIIKDVPNPNFRHIILENNDYKPVTNSRDTQEVRFRKGIEMLKVFKTHVSKTSLLDDFMYYENRQKLLQEEKARLLMKKYEHPVLVPVLDPPDKLTSRINFSSKEDDMSYKCNDSNHSDHDTAASVKTAGLDGDTVNDDVVDVADGEASIHDFLKIGTLTITPKQSGSELLGVVTATVANSSLSDVVTVGSVPVRIKETAESPGFLTFGTIQVDPTVLNHDMACYRGKGGQK, encoded by the exons ATGGAATTCTATAGCTTTCCggaacaagaatatgcagataCTTATTTG ATTCAAGGTACTGAGTTAAACTCACAGTTCAGTAGCCCAAGTCTTGAAGCCATGTATAGCGAAGGAGCTCCGGAATTCATCGTTGATCAGGGCTTGTATTATCCTACTGCCACCAATTATGGATATATCTGTACAG CTCCTTTTTGTCCAGGATTTGAATCACCTGGTGAATGGGATGACCACCGCAGGGTTTTTGGTCTGGATGGTCAAGATATCCAATACGCC GGTTCCCAAACTGAAACTTTTCCCTTTCTATATTACACACCTACCTATGGATATGGACAGTACACCTACAACCCTTACATTCCTGGGGCTATGGTGGGAGTTGATGGGCAATTTCTAGGGGCACAACAGTACTACACCATCCCATCTTATGAAAATCCTTCATCTGCACCAGCATATTTCCCCATGGTTGTTCAGTCTAGGTCAGATCTCATTGCAAATAATACAACAGACCCCTTCCTTCATACTACCACATCTACTGCTAATAGAGCTGATCGCTCAGGTCTGAAGCAAAATATTTCTTCAGCTTCTTCTGCCCTTTCCTCAAATCTTTTGGGGCCTGCTTCTAGTCAAGCTAGTTCCATGATGATGGTATCTGATGGAACTAAAACGAATGCTACAGCTAGCGTACGACCTATCACACATGCAAATGTTACATCCAACAGATTGTCCCGCCCACCTTCTAACCAAATTCTTCAG GGTGGAGTTAGTCAAGCCCTGGAGCATATGCCACCTGGGAAGGCTTTTCCGAGCAGTAGTCAATTTAAAGTTGCTCAACCACGTGCTAATGGGATGTCTAGCTTTGGATCTACATTGCATGTGGAGCCCACTACAGACAAAGTTCAACCCACGTTTCCTCACGGGAGAGGTCCAAATGTTACAAAAGTAAGGCCTGATGCACTTGGTGAGCAGAATCGAGGCCCTAGAGTtgacaaaccagaaaatcaattATCAGTTAAAGCTTACACAACCAGGGCAGGAGATGCTGATACGGAGGgaaatattattattaataCCGATGGATATAATAAGGATGACTTTCCACTTGACTACACCAGTGCcaaattttttgttattaaatcGTACAGTGAAGATGATGTGCACAAGAGTATTAAGTACAATATTTGGTCCTCCACACCCAATGGGAACAAGAAGCTAAACAGTGCTTATGAAGACGCTCAAAGATTTGCAAATGGAGATTCAGGACGCTGCccaatttttctcttcttttct GTAAATGCAAGTGGTCAGTTCTGTGGTGTTGCTGAGATGACTGGCCCCGTAGATTTTTACAAAGATATGGATTTTTGGCAGCAAGACAAGTGGACTGGGAGCTTCCCTGTCAAGTGGCACATAATAAAGGATGTGCCAAACCCCAACTTCAGGCACATAATATTAGAGAACAATGATTATAAACCAGTAACTAACAGTAGAGACACACAAGAG GTACGCTTCAGGAAAGGAATTGAGATGCTGAAAGTATTTAAGACCCATGTATCCAAGACTTCTTTACTTGATGACTTCATGTACTATGAAAATAGACAGAAACTTTTACAGGAAGAGAAAGCTAGGCTGCTTATGAAAAAATACGAACATCCAGTTCTTGTTCCTGTTTTGGATCCTCCAGACAAGCTTACTTCTAGGATTAACTTTTCTTCTAAAGAAGATGATATGAGTTACAAATGTAATGATTCAAACCACTCTGATCATGATACAGCTGCGTCTGTTAAGACTGCTGGCTTAGATGGTGATACTGTAAATGATGATGTTGTGGATGTAGCAGATGGGGAAGCAAGCATACATGATTTTCTAAAGATTGGCACACTCACTATTACTCCAAAGCAGTCTGGCTCCGAGCTCTTGGGGGTTGTTACTGCTACTGTGGCAAACTCTTCTCTGTCTGATGTTGTTACAGTAGGATCTGTGCCTGTCAGGATAAAGGAAACAGCAGAATCTCCTGGTTTTCTGACATTTGGGACTATTCAAGTTGATCCTACTGTTCTCAACCACGACATGGCTTGCTATCGCGGCAAAGGTGGACAAAAATAG
- the LOC113733841 gene encoding uncharacterized protein isoform X3 — translation MEFYSFPEQEYADTYLIQGTELNSQFSSPSLEAMYSEGAPEFIVDQGLYYPTATNYGYICTAPFCPGFESPGEWDDHRRVFGLDGQDIQYAGGVSQALEHMPPGKAFPSSSQFKVAQPRANGMSSFGSTLHVEPTTDKVQPTFPHGRGPNVTKVRPDALGEQNRGPRVDKPENQLSVKAYTTRAGDADTEGNIIINTDGYNKDDFPLDYTSAKFFVIKSYSEDDVHKSIKYNIWSSTPNGNKKLNSAYEDAQRFANGDSGRCPIFLFFSVNASGQFCGVAEMTGPVDFYKDMDFWQQDKWTGSFPVKWHIIKDVPNPNFRHIILENNDYKPVTNSRDTQEVRFRKGIEMLKVFKTHVSKTSLLDDFMYYENRQKLLQEEKARLLMKKYEHPVLVPVLDPPDKLTSRINFSSKEDDMSYKCNDSNHSDHDTAASVKTAGLDGDTVNDDVVDVADGEASIHDFLKIGTLTITPKQSGSELLGVVTATVANSSLSDVVTVGSVPVRIKETAESPGFLTFGTIQVDPTVLNHDMACYRGKGGQK, via the exons ATGGAATTCTATAGCTTTCCggaacaagaatatgcagataCTTATTTG ATTCAAGGTACTGAGTTAAACTCACAGTTCAGTAGCCCAAGTCTTGAAGCCATGTATAGCGAAGGAGCTCCGGAATTCATCGTTGATCAGGGCTTGTATTATCCTACTGCCACCAATTATGGATATATCTGTACAG CTCCTTTTTGTCCAGGATTTGAATCACCTGGTGAATGGGATGACCACCGCAGGGTTTTTGGTCTGGATGGTCAAGATATCCAATACGCC GGTGGAGTTAGTCAAGCCCTGGAGCATATGCCACCTGGGAAGGCTTTTCCGAGCAGTAGTCAATTTAAAGTTGCTCAACCACGTGCTAATGGGATGTCTAGCTTTGGATCTACATTGCATGTGGAGCCCACTACAGACAAAGTTCAACCCACGTTTCCTCACGGGAGAGGTCCAAATGTTACAAAAGTAAGGCCTGATGCACTTGGTGAGCAGAATCGAGGCCCTAGAGTtgacaaaccagaaaatcaattATCAGTTAAAGCTTACACAACCAGGGCAGGAGATGCTGATACGGAGGgaaatattattattaataCCGATGGATATAATAAGGATGACTTTCCACTTGACTACACCAGTGCcaaattttttgttattaaatcGTACAGTGAAGATGATGTGCACAAGAGTATTAAGTACAATATTTGGTCCTCCACACCCAATGGGAACAAGAAGCTAAACAGTGCTTATGAAGACGCTCAAAGATTTGCAAATGGAGATTCAGGACGCTGCccaatttttctcttcttttct GTAAATGCAAGTGGTCAGTTCTGTGGTGTTGCTGAGATGACTGGCCCCGTAGATTTTTACAAAGATATGGATTTTTGGCAGCAAGACAAGTGGACTGGGAGCTTCCCTGTCAAGTGGCACATAATAAAGGATGTGCCAAACCCCAACTTCAGGCACATAATATTAGAGAACAATGATTATAAACCAGTAACTAACAGTAGAGACACACAAGAG GTACGCTTCAGGAAAGGAATTGAGATGCTGAAAGTATTTAAGACCCATGTATCCAAGACTTCTTTACTTGATGACTTCATGTACTATGAAAATAGACAGAAACTTTTACAGGAAGAGAAAGCTAGGCTGCTTATGAAAAAATACGAACATCCAGTTCTTGTTCCTGTTTTGGATCCTCCAGACAAGCTTACTTCTAGGATTAACTTTTCTTCTAAAGAAGATGATATGAGTTACAAATGTAATGATTCAAACCACTCTGATCATGATACAGCTGCGTCTGTTAAGACTGCTGGCTTAGATGGTGATACTGTAAATGATGATGTTGTGGATGTAGCAGATGGGGAAGCAAGCATACATGATTTTCTAAAGATTGGCACACTCACTATTACTCCAAAGCAGTCTGGCTCCGAGCTCTTGGGGGTTGTTACTGCTACTGTGGCAAACTCTTCTCTGTCTGATGTTGTTACAGTAGGATCTGTGCCTGTCAGGATAAAGGAAACAGCAGAATCTCCTGGTTTTCTGACATTTGGGACTATTCAAGTTGATCCTACTGTTCTCAACCACGACATGGCTTGCTATCGCGGCAAAGGTGGACAAAAATAG